A single Leptospira kirschneri serovar Cynopteri str. 3522 CT DNA region contains:
- a CDS encoding efflux RND transporter permease subunit, producing the protein MKFLNLLIESALRYRFFTLAAAVLLLAVGVWSWLDIRKEAYSDIADTQVRLVAKFPGKATLEVEERVTMPIERVLHSTPNLIVRRSRTINGLVVFQFVFEEGTDDYFARMRLMEKVRDAVIPEEVTPTLAPMSSPVGEVYRYVVESTTGTHTPMELRTIQDWIVIPKLLQVSGIADVVTFGGLPKQFHVVTSPEKLIRYSVTVADVIEAIKSNNLNTGGNFLLQGEQSLPIRSLGAIRTPEDIEDIVVKTVNGVPVYVRDIGSVEISHPIPSGVLGYTVQNEQEGLIDVDSAVQGLVAMRRWVEPNAFGERVRAKVKEINDRYMPEGTRIRNTYDRGDLVKYTLRTVGTTLLEGIAVVSLVVIFFIGSLKASIVVVATIPFALLFSFTMMNSSGISASLLSLGAVDFGIVVDSAVVMVENIMRRYKNATPAEKQKGIIRFTYDCATEVGTEVLFAILIIILAYLPIFSFERIEGRLFKPMAFTLSFAIFGALLFTMTVVPVLMSFFYRRYFESKNPGPIEWHNPVYEWVERTYEKIVHYLVDRSKKVVMIAFTGVTGLLIVGGMSLGTEFLPSLDEGGFTLRLYFPVGISLPEAKKFIPKIRGMIYKNEQVNMILSQYGRNDDGTDPLPPNRLEIYVGLKDYKNWNEKITKEHLLIRMRNDLEEGLPGVKVSFSQPIMDNLSEAIMGTIADLAVFVSGQDLKEMRHISQQILDIVSKMKGASEYGIEQEGPAPQLVIRLKRAVAARYGINISDIQNVIEAAVGMEPISYLYEGPMDTPPKERALFGIAVRFAKDYRQSAREIANIPIISPKGERIPLSELAEITQEDSPTMIFRQDGKRTITVRLNVRGRDQGGFVSELQERVKKEVKIPEGFEVRYGGQYENLARVGKQLAIVIPVTIGIIFGLLFMLYRDLKSVIVALSCIPLSLLGGIYALLGRGYYFNVSAGVGFISLFGIATMAGILFVSKANHLRHDDIMMSVREASILSAVSQLRPRLMTMLLALLGLIPATMASGVGSDVQRPLATVMVGGLASALFLVLTVMPSLYILVMGSKENMKGKGSASKSLSGDYTSIYSESEYSTISYEEESLNQIPTKKTGKKLKSNKTKKDI; encoded by the coding sequence ATGAAATTTTTAAACTTACTGATTGAATCGGCTTTACGATATAGATTTTTTACGTTAGCCGCTGCAGTTCTATTATTGGCGGTTGGGGTTTGGTCCTGGCTTGACATTCGCAAAGAAGCATATTCTGATATTGCGGACACACAGGTTCGTCTGGTTGCAAAGTTTCCTGGTAAAGCCACTCTCGAGGTGGAAGAAAGGGTAACAATGCCGATCGAACGGGTTCTTCATTCTACTCCGAACCTAATCGTAAGAAGGTCTAGAACCATCAACGGTCTTGTGGTTTTCCAATTCGTTTTTGAAGAAGGAACGGATGATTATTTCGCTCGTATGCGTTTGATGGAAAAAGTTAGAGACGCTGTCATTCCGGAAGAAGTGACCCCGACTCTTGCTCCTATGAGTTCTCCTGTAGGTGAAGTTTATCGATACGTAGTTGAATCTACTACTGGGACTCATACTCCTATGGAGCTTAGAACTATTCAAGATTGGATCGTAATTCCAAAACTACTTCAGGTTTCTGGAATTGCGGACGTGGTTACATTTGGTGGTTTGCCTAAACAATTTCACGTGGTAACTTCTCCTGAAAAACTGATTCGTTATAGCGTAACGGTTGCCGACGTGATCGAAGCGATCAAAAGTAATAACCTTAACACAGGTGGAAATTTTCTTTTACAAGGGGAACAATCTCTTCCGATCCGTTCCTTGGGTGCGATTAGAACTCCGGAAGACATAGAGGATATTGTAGTCAAAACTGTGAACGGGGTTCCAGTCTATGTGAGAGACATTGGTTCTGTGGAAATTTCTCATCCGATTCCGAGCGGTGTTTTAGGTTATACGGTTCAAAACGAACAAGAAGGTCTGATCGATGTAGACTCCGCCGTACAGGGATTAGTCGCCATGAGAAGATGGGTAGAACCGAACGCGTTTGGAGAAAGGGTTCGCGCCAAGGTTAAAGAAATTAACGATCGTTATATGCCGGAAGGCACAAGAATTAGAAACACATACGACCGTGGAGATTTAGTAAAATATACTCTTAGAACCGTGGGAACTACTTTGCTCGAAGGGATTGCGGTCGTGAGTTTGGTAGTGATCTTTTTTATCGGAAGTTTGAAAGCTTCTATTGTAGTAGTCGCCACGATTCCGTTTGCACTTCTTTTTTCGTTTACGATGATGAATTCCTCTGGGATCTCCGCAAGTCTTCTTTCTTTGGGAGCAGTTGACTTCGGGATCGTAGTAGATAGCGCCGTAGTGATGGTGGAAAACATCATGCGCCGTTATAAGAATGCTACACCGGCGGAAAAACAAAAAGGAATTATTCGTTTTACTTACGACTGTGCAACCGAGGTAGGAACCGAAGTTTTATTCGCGATTCTGATTATCATCTTGGCATATCTTCCTATTTTTTCTTTTGAAAGAATTGAAGGCAGGCTTTTTAAGCCTATGGCTTTTACTTTGTCGTTTGCAATTTTTGGTGCCTTATTGTTTACGATGACTGTGGTTCCGGTTCTCATGTCTTTCTTTTATAGAAGGTATTTTGAATCTAAAAATCCTGGACCGATTGAATGGCATAATCCCGTTTACGAATGGGTGGAAAGAACATACGAAAAAATTGTACACTATCTAGTAGATCGTTCTAAAAAAGTAGTGATGATCGCATTTACAGGAGTTACCGGGCTTTTGATCGTAGGAGGCATGTCTCTTGGAACTGAGTTTCTTCCTTCTTTGGATGAGGGTGGATTTACTCTTCGTCTTTATTTTCCTGTGGGGATTTCTCTTCCCGAAGCCAAGAAGTTTATTCCTAAGATTCGTGGGATGATTTATAAAAACGAACAGGTCAATATGATTCTTTCCCAATATGGAAGGAATGATGATGGAACCGATCCACTTCCTCCAAACCGATTGGAAATTTATGTTGGTTTAAAAGATTATAAAAATTGGAACGAGAAGATTACTAAAGAACACCTTCTCATTCGAATGAGAAACGATTTAGAGGAAGGATTACCCGGTGTAAAGGTGAGTTTTTCCCAGCCTATTATGGATAACCTTTCCGAAGCAATTATGGGAACCATTGCCGATCTTGCGGTTTTCGTTTCTGGTCAGGATTTAAAAGAGATGCGTCATATCTCTCAACAAATTCTAGATATAGTTTCTAAAATGAAAGGAGCGAGTGAATACGGGATCGAACAAGAAGGACCTGCTCCACAACTTGTGATTCGTTTGAAAAGAGCCGTTGCAGCTCGTTATGGGATCAATATCAGCGATATTCAGAATGTGATCGAGGCCGCGGTTGGTATGGAACCGATCAGCTATTTGTACGAAGGTCCTATGGATACACCTCCAAAAGAAAGAGCGTTATTTGGCATTGCTGTTCGTTTTGCAAAGGACTATCGTCAGTCTGCAAGAGAGATTGCAAACATTCCTATCATTTCTCCTAAGGGAGAAAGGATTCCTCTTTCCGAGTTGGCTGAGATCACTCAGGAGGATTCTCCTACGATGATTTTTAGACAGGACGGTAAAAGAACCATTACGGTTCGATTGAATGTAAGAGGAAGGGATCAAGGAGGGTTTGTATCTGAATTACAGGAAAGGGTCAAAAAAGAAGTCAAGATCCCAGAAGGATTCGAGGTTCGTTATGGAGGTCAGTATGAAAACTTGGCTCGGGTTGGTAAGCAGTTAGCTATCGTGATTCCAGTAACGATCGGAATCATTTTCGGACTTTTATTTATGCTCTACCGTGATTTGAAATCTGTGATTGTTGCTCTTTCCTGTATTCCTCTTTCTCTTTTAGGAGGAATTTACGCGCTTCTTGGAAGAGGATATTATTTTAACGTTTCCGCGGGAGTAGGATTTATTTCTTTGTTTGGAATTGCGACGATGGCAGGGATTTTGTTTGTATCCAAAGCAAATCATCTTCGTCACGATGATATTATGATGTCTGTAAGAGAAGCTTCTATTCTTTCTGCGGTCAGCCAACTTAGACCTAGATTGATGACTATGTTGCTGGCGCTATTGGGACTAATTCCTGCTACGATGGCGTCTGGAGTTGGTTCCGATGTACAAAGACCTCTCGCGACCGTCATGGTGGGTGGACTTGCTTCTGCGCTTTTTTTAGTATTAACCGTAATGCCTAGTCTTTATATTCTAGTGATGGGAAGTAAAGAAAATATGAAAGGTAAAGGTTCTGCTTCTAAAAGTTTAAGCGGCGATTATACTTCTATTTATTCCGAATCTGAATATTCTACTATCAGTTATGAAGAAGAATCTTTGAATCAAATTCCAACTAAGAAAACTGGAAAGAAATTAAAATCAAATAAAACTAAAAAGGATATCTAG
- a CDS encoding outer membrane beta-barrel protein — MRIKTINLVASVFCLLVSFQLLSQTGKKPATDTVAPAPPSQTIELEEKKWYDQVEFSGFADVYYMYNLNPKQGNDVDSTRAFETSNKNFAVNAVALTIQKAAEKSSPWGFRIDIQNGQNNAFQEAPYSQSNSIYNYNMLKQAYVSLYFPVLKGMTLDVGKMATHIGYEVLESMSNPNYSIGAIFQNTIPFIHTGARLTTQFTDKWAGTFYVYNSGAGTGYNSPATATTAPFNVITDPAYSGNAAGKSYFVEGQTERKAIGTQIKGQLIEDKLSITWNTLYSSDGAYARVDPSKAATATELSNAWGDPNIANYNVTNPARAKYNKDYWFMNHAILSITPTDKITIDLDYTWSEKSGALANNSLDQRRYNVNANGAEVFNKDTLFWGLNNKRDLKTTYKAYGIFAKFKINESWGVNVRAEYIDDKHNNGALTTFNPFMGPNAYLSEFKKLTDAAIADAVVASLAADPNFGPLGITKEQVLEMMSDDYKNYGGTRNAGQYKTFTVTPVWNFTENLLIKLDLRRDWATGKQFVDQKGDKTDHQYGMTLGIVAKF; from the coding sequence ATGAGAATAAAAACAATAAACCTCGTTGCTTCTGTTTTTTGTCTGTTGGTTTCTTTCCAATTGCTTTCTCAAACTGGAAAGAAACCGGCGACAGATACGGTTGCTCCCGCACCCCCTTCCCAAACGATCGAACTGGAAGAAAAAAAATGGTATGATCAAGTTGAATTTTCGGGATTTGCAGACGTGTATTACATGTATAATCTCAATCCGAAACAAGGCAACGATGTTGATTCAACCAGAGCTTTCGAAACCAGCAACAAGAACTTTGCAGTAAACGCAGTAGCTCTTACCATACAAAAAGCGGCTGAAAAAAGTTCTCCTTGGGGTTTTCGAATCGACATTCAAAACGGCCAAAACAACGCCTTTCAAGAAGCACCTTATTCTCAAAGCAACAGTATCTATAATTATAATATGCTAAAACAAGCATACGTAAGTTTGTATTTCCCAGTTTTAAAGGGAATGACTTTGGATGTAGGTAAGATGGCGACTCATATCGGTTACGAGGTGCTCGAATCCATGAGCAATCCTAATTATTCCATCGGGGCAATTTTCCAAAACACGATCCCATTTATTCATACGGGTGCTCGTTTGACCACTCAGTTCACAGATAAATGGGCTGGAACTTTTTACGTATATAATAGTGGAGCTGGTACTGGTTACAATTCCCCTGCAACCGCAACAACTGCTCCTTTCAACGTAATTACGGATCCAGCTTACAGCGGTAATGCGGCCGGAAAAAGTTATTTTGTGGAAGGTCAGACAGAAAGAAAGGCAATTGGAACACAGATCAAAGGCCAGCTAATCGAAGATAAACTTTCTATAACCTGGAATACTCTCTATTCCAGCGACGGAGCCTACGCTCGAGTCGATCCTTCTAAAGCGGCTACAGCTACGGAGTTATCAAACGCTTGGGGAGATCCAAACATAGCAAACTACAACGTTACTAATCCCGCCAGGGCAAAATACAACAAAGACTATTGGTTTATGAATCACGCAATTCTTTCCATAACTCCAACCGATAAAATCACGATCGACCTAGATTATACTTGGAGTGAAAAATCAGGAGCCCTTGCTAATAACAGTTTAGATCAAAGACGATATAACGTAAATGCAAATGGTGCGGAAGTTTTTAACAAAGACACTCTTTTCTGGGGATTGAATAATAAACGAGATTTGAAAACTACTTACAAAGCCTACGGTATTTTTGCTAAATTCAAAATCAACGAAAGTTGGGGAGTAAACGTCCGTGCAGAATACATAGACGATAAACATAATAACGGCGCTTTGACCACTTTCAATCCGTTTATGGGACCCAATGCCTACTTGAGTGAATTTAAAAAACTCACGGATGCGGCAATTGCAGACGCAGTTGTTGCAAGTTTAGCGGCAGACCCAAACTTTGGTCCATTAGGAATTACTAAAGAACAAGTTCTTGAAATGATGAGTGACGATTATAAAAATTACGGTGGAACCAGAAACGCGGGTCAATACAAAACCTTTACGGTTACACCCGTTTGGAACTTTACCGAAAACTTATTAATCAAACTCGATCTTCGTAGAGACTGGGCAACTGGAAAACAATTCGTAGATCAAAAAGGTGATAAAACGGATCATCAATACGGTATGACCTTAGGTATCGTAGCAAAATTCTAA
- a CDS encoding CCA tRNA nucleotidyltransferase, with amino-acid sequence MTNVDPVLLIQKIPKIFLEDLLHITQTIRKEGGECYLVGGSVRDLVLSKVPKEFDLTTSLLPEKILSLFKRTIPTGIKHGTVTVLIQDRAYEITTFRKDTDYLDGRRPEMVEFGVSLSEDLKRRDFTMNALAFDLETKILIDQHFGISDIQNQIIRTIGNPIERFTEDGLRPIRAIRFVSSLGFHLEPNTAKAIFLCKNVTAKVSRERVHDELNKILRSKNPTPSLKLFKEFGILELFTKLKLYPIENKIVENKIQEVPTFPPSLRLSFLQAWLFGNFQDRNSAKQFMKDLRYSNQNTKESIFFSDTISVLLNHKNHSTLTDSEIRKILLHPVCVYSGRENLKTVIEHILNIAYIYEPTLKSVFNFHKILDLLSQPQALLVTELALRGEDILEVCPNIPPKEIGSVLGKLLSFVLENPEANRKDSLIPLLPK; translated from the coding sequence ATGACTAACGTAGATCCAGTTTTATTGATTCAAAAAATTCCTAAAATTTTTCTGGAAGATTTACTTCATATTACACAAACCATTCGCAAAGAAGGCGGAGAATGTTATCTGGTAGGAGGTTCCGTACGAGATTTAGTACTTTCTAAAGTTCCAAAAGAATTTGATCTCACCACCTCTCTTTTACCCGAGAAAATTCTTTCTTTATTCAAAAGAACCATTCCCACCGGAATCAAACATGGAACGGTAACCGTTCTGATACAAGATCGCGCCTACGAAATTACAACTTTTCGAAAGGACACGGACTATTTAGACGGAAGAAGACCGGAGATGGTGGAATTTGGAGTTTCATTAAGTGAAGATTTAAAACGAAGGGATTTCACTATGAATGCACTCGCCTTCGATTTAGAAACGAAAATTCTCATAGACCAACACTTCGGTATTTCAGACATTCAAAACCAAATCATCCGAACAATCGGAAATCCGATCGAAAGATTTACCGAAGACGGACTTAGGCCGATTCGAGCGATCCGTTTCGTAAGTAGCCTAGGTTTTCATTTAGAACCTAACACCGCCAAGGCGATTTTTCTTTGCAAAAATGTAACCGCAAAGGTTTCCAGAGAAAGAGTTCACGACGAACTGAATAAAATTCTAAGAAGTAAAAATCCTACCCCTTCTTTAAAATTATTTAAGGAATTCGGAATTTTAGAATTGTTTACAAAACTCAAACTCTATCCAATAGAAAATAAAATCGTAGAAAATAAAATCCAAGAAGTTCCGACGTTTCCTCCCAGTCTCAGACTTTCTTTTTTACAAGCTTGGTTGTTTGGAAACTTTCAAGACCGAAATTCTGCAAAACAGTTTATGAAAGATTTACGTTACTCCAATCAAAATACGAAGGAATCTATCTTTTTCTCGGATACCATTTCCGTTTTGTTAAACCATAAAAATCACTCTACATTGACCGATTCGGAAATCAGAAAAATTTTATTACATCCGGTTTGTGTTTACTCCGGAAGAGAAAATCTTAAAACCGTAATTGAACATATTCTAAATATTGCATATATTTACGAACCGACTCTAAAATCCGTTTTCAATTTTCATAAAATATTAGATCTATTATCACAACCACAAGCCCTTTTAGTTACCGAATTGGCTCTTAGAGGAGAGGATATTCTTGAGGTTTGTCCAAATATTCCTCCCAAAGAAATCGGTTCTGTCCTTGGAAAACTTCTTTCTTTTGTGCTCGAAAATCCGGAAGCAAACCGAAAAGATTCTTTGATTCCTCTACTTCCAAAATAA
- a CDS encoding ribonuclease HI family protein has translation MITIFCDGASKGNPGPSSIGVVAYVHEKEEFKISERIGETTNNVAEWSALKRGIEECISRKFDSIHAYMDSELVVKQVNGKYKVKHPNLLEYKKEVDKLISSLQSFQITHVPREKNSVADKLANEAFRK, from the coding sequence TTGATCACTATTTTCTGTGATGGAGCTTCGAAAGGAAATCCAGGTCCGTCCTCGATCGGAGTCGTGGCATACGTTCATGAAAAGGAAGAATTTAAAATCTCCGAACGGATCGGGGAAACAACGAATAACGTAGCGGAGTGGAGCGCCTTAAAAAGGGGCATCGAAGAATGTATTTCCAGGAAGTTCGATTCTATTCACGCTTACATGGATTCTGAACTTGTAGTCAAACAGGTAAATGGAAAATACAAAGTAAAACATCCCAATCTTTTAGAATATAAAAAGGAAGTGGACAAACTCATTTCTTCCTTACAAAGTTTCCAGATCACCCATGTTCCTCGCGAAAAAAATTCGGTCGCAGATAAACTCGCAAACGAAGCCTTTCGAAAATAA
- a CDS encoding arginyltransferase, whose protein sequence is MIQNKLQNFVDTLPISPEKSCSYYSDRLSQIQYFPFPEEISKEVLQFFFDSGFRRNGNVLYRTSCYGCKDCLSYRIPLDRFVLSRNRKKLLKKNLDLKISFGSPNLTSEKEILYLRYQRSRYQNFVIQESDQELLEGMRWNLFEYTENSLEMNLSLDGKILCFMILDFASDSLSAVYSVYDPDYPDRSLGSFAILSSILYAKELGMKYFHLGYFLPGHPNMDYKKYWIPAQIREPVPNENRWIETEEFQKRYSDFSW, encoded by the coding sequence ATGATTCAGAATAAACTTCAAAACTTTGTAGATACTCTTCCTATCAGTCCTGAGAAAAGTTGTTCTTATTATTCGGATCGTTTGAGTCAGATTCAATACTTTCCTTTTCCGGAAGAAATTTCAAAAGAAGTTTTGCAGTTTTTTTTCGATTCCGGTTTTAGAAGAAACGGAAACGTTCTTTATCGTACGTCTTGTTACGGTTGTAAAGATTGTCTGAGTTATCGGATTCCTTTGGATCGGTTTGTTCTCAGTCGAAATCGTAAAAAGTTACTAAAAAAAAATTTGGATCTTAAGATTTCTTTTGGATCTCCCAATTTGACTTCTGAGAAAGAAATTCTTTACCTTCGTTACCAAAGATCTAGGTATCAAAATTTTGTAATTCAAGAATCCGATCAGGAACTTTTAGAAGGAATGCGTTGGAATCTTTTTGAATATACGGAAAACTCTTTAGAGATGAATTTATCGTTAGATGGAAAGATTCTTTGTTTTATGATTTTAGATTTTGCTTCCGATTCACTTTCCGCGGTATATTCCGTCTATGATCCGGATTATCCGGATAGAAGTTTGGGAAGTTTTGCTATTCTTTCTTCTATTCTTTATGCAAAGGAATTGGGAATGAAATACTTTCATCTGGGTTATTTTCTTCCCGGTCATCCTAATATGGATTATAAAAAATATTGGATCCCTGCACAAATTCGGGAACCGGTTCCTAATGAAAATCGTTGGATTGAAACAGAAGAGTTTCAAAAAAGATATTCTGACTTTTCTTGGTAA
- a CDS encoding SDR family NAD(P)-dependent oxidoreductase has product MAKKIIVVGASSGIGKELATLLLEQGHTVTLVARRDKELKSISASGKTNAFVIKHDVTNFDQAEAAFQKAVKSMKGLDEIYYASGIMHNIKPDEFDVEKDISMLNTNLLGCVAWLNPAANFFQKQKSGKIIGISSIAGDRGRRGNPVYNTSKAGMNTYLEALRNRLAVLGVQVLTVKPGFIDTAMTKGMKGLFWLISAKEAAEIILKAVDSGKENIYVPARWGLVGLIIRCIPSFIFRRLSI; this is encoded by the coding sequence ATGGCAAAAAAAATCATCGTAGTAGGCGCGTCTAGCGGGATCGGAAAAGAATTAGCTACTCTACTTTTAGAACAGGGACACACAGTCACTCTTGTGGCTCGTAGAGATAAGGAGTTAAAGTCTATCTCGGCATCCGGGAAGACGAATGCATTTGTAATTAAACACGATGTCACAAACTTTGATCAGGCAGAAGCTGCGTTTCAAAAAGCGGTCAAGTCCATGAAAGGTTTAGATGAAATCTATTATGCTTCTGGTATTATGCACAATATCAAACCGGATGAGTTCGATGTAGAAAAAGATATTTCTATGTTGAACACTAATCTTTTAGGATGTGTAGCGTGGCTCAATCCGGCAGCGAATTTTTTTCAAAAACAAAAAAGCGGAAAGATCATAGGAATTTCTTCTATTGCGGGAGATCGTGGTAGAAGAGGAAATCCGGTTTACAATACTTCTAAAGCGGGAATGAACACATATCTAGAAGCTCTTAGAAATCGTCTTGCGGTGTTAGGCGTTCAAGTACTTACCGTAAAACCAGGTTTTATAGATACTGCCATGACAAAAGGTATGAAGGGACTTTTTTGGCTGATCTCCGCAAAGGAAGCCGCGGAGATCATTTTGAAAGCGGTGGATTCCGGAAAAGAAAATATTTATGTTCCGGCTCGTTGGGGGCTTGTAGGTTTGATTATCCGTTGTATCCCTTCTTTTATTTTTAGACGTCTTTCCATTTGA
- a CDS encoding FAD-binding oxidoreductase → MATLSKAKTSPKKKTSAKTLKVKNIKKVPIEIQLPEPTKVEAWGMNHHSISPVLFPEKEEDFKNIFSYANQKELKLTFRGGGCSYGDAATNTKGAVIDISKYNRILEFDSKNGIIKAESGTTIKQLWEFGIEKGYWPPVVSGTMFPTLGGALSMNIHGKNNFAVGPIGDHVLEFTFMTPDGKVHICSRKKNQELFFAAISGFGMLGVFLTVTIQLKRIYAGKMKVWPVVSANLQDMFDYFEKEYKNSDYLVGWVDAFASGNSLGRGLIHKAIHLKKGEDPDFPENCKLEKQNLPSTFLGVVPKAWMWMFMLPFANNLGMRFVNFAKFISGYLTNNKPYLQGHAEYAFLLDYVPNWKFMYKPGSMIQYQSFIPKENAVDAFSEILRICQKRGIVTWLAVFKKHKPDSFLLTHALDGYSMAMDFPVTSINRKKLWELAGELDETVLKFGGKFYFAKDSTLRPEIVQRAFPKKNLETFHSLKKKLDPKGILETDLYRRIMGIW, encoded by the coding sequence ATGGCAACTTTATCCAAGGCCAAAACTTCTCCTAAAAAGAAAACTTCCGCAAAAACTTTGAAAGTTAAGAATATAAAAAAAGTTCCGATTGAAATTCAACTCCCGGAACCTACCAAAGTAGAAGCTTGGGGGATGAATCATCATTCTATCTCTCCGGTTCTTTTTCCGGAAAAGGAAGAGGATTTTAAAAATATATTTTCTTATGCGAATCAAAAAGAACTCAAATTGACTTTTCGGGGAGGAGGTTGTAGTTACGGGGATGCAGCCACCAATACGAAAGGTGCGGTGATCGATATTTCTAAGTATAATCGAATTTTGGAATTCGATTCTAAAAATGGAATTATCAAAGCGGAATCCGGAACTACGATCAAACAACTTTGGGAATTTGGAATCGAAAAAGGTTATTGGCCTCCCGTCGTGAGTGGAACCATGTTTCCCACGTTAGGCGGGGCTTTGTCTATGAACATTCACGGAAAGAACAATTTTGCCGTGGGTCCGATTGGTGATCACGTTCTAGAATTTACGTTTATGACTCCGGACGGTAAGGTTCATATTTGTTCCCGTAAAAAAAATCAGGAATTATTTTTTGCTGCGATTTCCGGCTTCGGAATGTTAGGCGTTTTTTTAACGGTTACGATTCAATTAAAACGTATCTACGCTGGAAAGATGAAGGTATGGCCCGTTGTCAGCGCAAACCTTCAAGATATGTTTGATTATTTCGAAAAGGAATATAAAAATTCAGATTATCTTGTGGGTTGGGTGGATGCTTTTGCCTCTGGAAATTCTCTCGGAAGAGGTTTAATTCATAAAGCGATTCATTTAAAAAAAGGAGAGGACCCGGATTTTCCTGAAAATTGTAAATTAGAAAAACAGAATTTACCTAGTACTTTCTTAGGAGTGGTTCCAAAAGCTTGGATGTGGATGTTTATGCTTCCATTTGCCAATAATTTAGGAATGAGGTTTGTCAACTTTGCAAAATTTATCTCCGGTTATTTGACAAATAACAAACCGTATCTACAGGGTCACGCGGAATATGCATTTTTATTGGATTACGTTCCGAACTGGAAATTTATGTATAAACCAGGTTCTATGATCCAGTATCAAAGTTTTATTCCCAAGGAAAATGCAGTGGATGCGTTCTCTGAAATTTTACGGATCTGTCAGAAAAGGGGGATCGTAACTTGGCTTGCAGTATTCAAAAAACATAAACCAGATTCGTTTCTTTTAACACACGCGTTAGACGGTTATTCAATGGCAATGGATTTTCCGGTAACTTCTATAAATCGAAAAAAACTCTGGGAGCTTGCAGGAGAGTTAGACGAAACCGTTTTGAAATTCGGTGGTAAGTTCTATTTTGCGAAAGACAGTACTCTGAGACCGGAAATTGTACAAAGGGCATTTCCAAAAAAGAATTTGGAAACATTTCATTCTTTAAAAAAGAAACTAGATCCAAAAGGAATTTTGGAAACAGACCTCTACAGAAGAATTATGGGAATTTGGTAA